A part of Amyelois transitella isolate CPQ chromosome 12, ilAmyTran1.1, whole genome shotgun sequence genomic DNA contains:
- the LOC106133135 gene encoding tuberin, with translation MSSRDREIKSLQDKLKVFFKKGGSAALPARSELVVTAEMARELGRDSPAPRRIRALRDLSERVHTVRITEPVAQKLWGLIHDMLEDPTVECRHTAITFLHKVVEATQSEAAAEDLSLMRSVFLRYLRESHPNHPPEDEHLRFKLLHSLTNTGKNIKCYEEQIGAFLLEWLPQVQDPALTEEFLQLVINVVKFNATYLDEDIVNAFVSHACELAVFAEEPGVVLVSLALLEAVVGYSMLPRDGLRALVAALCRCVNLERYCQPAWKLMRIVLGADAGHAALAELARLLAEEANAGLQRGAVFCVHRALWGPSRVPGLQVALHSVLPALLKAVERKQSVVTYEVTLALQSLVSRAAAELQQPAWDLVLAAVRAVVDQDREAAASQDPRSELLHSRLHALISSLEQLHDAGQYCGNEDSLLALLDYCGHERPEASTIRLVSLLAGRLAMAERDWVASALALAERYIRHEPRRRVRTHTLQQIASFVTRHRTLFGEELLELVGLPVLSACATDPDCALRAAAASALVELARQSTSDAVTDLIDLLEKILNRPFDIFVLDVPVPAGEAEAADIHLAAAGLIQLFYDKMYSSPASHAARCLLVLLDHLEQHYKKPAMLQHHPSIRVKIFELLYTLRANALCCVGVCWDGSGAPVWGAAAARLRPVCAAALLVEPAARRGQPPAAREPAPGAALLPASRCARALGLALTAERDWPVQCGVLRALPALLHARAPAVGRRAPDVDLLAGTLCALVAERSAAPQQRRPLTSEVHGAALPALAALAPYHKYLEPPTQKRVVRCLLKFGMRLRAAQPFLDAQPYIYALTVFTLETRDTMIKMLPEVLLDLSKISDTKAIASPMLEFLSTLTRLPAVFASFVEDQYMSVFAILLPYTNPSRYNHYVVSLAHHVIAAWFLKCRLSYRRNFVQFIIHGLHNYVIVPFEEQLQNRSNKSLRQAANEDSSNRQRSSSLGSRAVPRAPLSVSGGASAAFHVELTETCVDLLTRYTSSRVSCKPQRLDIADFLFAGGQSMTWVVGHKVVTITTAGCLQNSPQAGPCERCAALCRDQQDSFDSAQAQSSETESSGNNQLQVGNPPEVKRQNSSENKQSDSVAETFAKFAQQFEKRCKEIDTEEPVSRAAALAAAGACPCWSANWAELHVRTPTGDVSWLVRGQNQETFEQLMEWGLLDVAAMLQPATGAATATHDQTSESPPRSRSGSGSTQGRSQDLHKSSSDSVVSGERRPPLAASHCIVPPHPVRSSTQPINIPSSPQRQSSSSTTDDDDLLLIVPEGKSRHPVRRSNSSPEMSSSWKLARDSPELDDDILLPSCEPAGTMSMALHASKKAAKKSDMRVSCEAIPEEMGTSPLAAGRTQPDAHPHLMTYKSDPGAEPTQSSTQTHHQLQKTASDSTVPSSSKPPRSPASSAAAGVSSATAGASSAAASTSSAAAPNAAAGGSAAAAGDGDDLPPLSRSRRSHTISVMSPTRRHREKLSRGAAAGAAGGADAGLGLGGAGLTPSFFFLQLYHNLKATPLTGAVPGEPPPRAHPLLERPLRVLGVQHERTIKNLDLVPPVDTYKVGVLYVARGQHDNETAILRNAHGSVRYAALVAALGAVVPLALGAPEPDLFLTMERGGRDGSHTYVWRDDVMQMLFHVATLMPTSPKDPNCNEKRKYIGNDLVSIVYNDSGEEFDIQTIKGQANLCVVVVEPLEHAMNRVVVLSKEARVREFLPHLHTYHVSDAVAARLARQLALHCSLAAQVAQSLRLNAPPFASNALERLRLIKRLRARLEAEREAAVARPHAMSYSSPDQAQRIAIDDFNDYA, from the exons ATGAGTTCAAGAGATCGGGAAATAAAATCACTACAGGACAAGCTGAAAGTattcttcaaaaaaggaggctCTG CGGCTCTGCCGGCGCGCTCTGAGCTGGTGGTGACGGCGGAGATGGCTCGCGAGCTGGGCCGGGACTCGCCTGCGCCGCGCCGCATTCGCGCGCTCCGCGACCTCTCGGAGCGGGTGCACACCGTGCGCATCACAGAG CCTGTAGCACAGAAGCTTTGGGGTTTGATCCACGACATGTTAGAAGATCCTACCGTAGAGTGCCGTCACACGGCAATCACGTTCCTGCACAAGGTGGTGGAAGCGACACAGAGCGAAGCAGCAGCAGAGGACCTGTCGCTGATGCGCTCTGTGTTCCTGCGCTACCTGCGAGAATCGCATCCCAACCACCCGCCCGAGGACGAGCACCTCCGGTTCAAGCTGCTGCACTCTCTGACCAACACAGGGAAGAATATCAAGTGTTACGAAGAACAA ATCGGCGCGTTCCTGCTGGAGTGGCTGCCGCAGGTGCAGGACCCCGCGCTGACGGAGGAGTTCCTGCAGCTCGTCATTAACGTCGTCAAATTCAACGCCACATACTTGGACGAAGATATTGTCAACGCTTTTGTGAG CCACGCGTGCGAGCTGGCGGTGTTCGCGGAGGAGCCGGGCGTGGTGCTGGTGTCGCTGGCGCTGCTGGAGGCCGTGGTGGGCTACTCCATGCTGCCGCGCGACGGGCTGCGCGCGCTCGTGGCCGCGCTGTGCCGCTGCGTCAACCTGGAGCGCTACTGCCAGCCCGCCTGGAAGCTCATGCGCATCGTGCTGGGCGCGGACGCGGGGCACGCGGCGCTGGCCGAGCTGGCGCGGCTGCTGGCCGAGGAGGCCAACGCGGGGCTGCAGCGCGGCGCCGTGTTCTGCGTGCACCGCGCGCTGTGGGGGCCGAGCCGCGTGCCCGGCCTGCAGGTGGCGCTCCACAGCGTGCTGCCCGCGCTGCTCAAG GCGGTGGAGCGCAAGCAGTCGGTGGTGACGTACGAGGTGACGCTGGCGCTGCAGAGCCTGGTGTCGCGCGCGGCGGCCGAGCTGCAGCAGCCGGCCTGGGACCTCGTGCTGGCCGCCGTGCGCGCCGTCGTCGACCAGGACCGGGAGGCTGCAG CGAGCCAGGACCCTCGAAGCGAGCTGCTGCACTCGCGTCTGCACGCGCTGATCTCGTCGCTGGAGCAGCTGCACGACGCGGGCCAGTACTGCGGCAACGAGGACTCGCTGCTGGCGCTGCTGGACTACTGCGGCCACGAGCGGCCAGAG GCGTCCACGATCCGCCTGGTGTCGCTGCTGGCGGGCCGGCTGGCGATGGCGGAGCGGGACTGGGTGGCGTCCGCGCTGGCGCTGGCCGAGCGCTACATCCGCCACGAGCCGCGCCGGCGCGTGCGCACGCACACGCTGCAGCAGATAGCCAGCTTCGTCACCAGGCACAG GACGCTGTTCGGCGAGGAATTACTGGAGCTGGTGGGTCTCCCGGTGCTGAGCGCGTGTGCCACCGACCCGGACTGCGCGctgcgggcggcggcggccaGCGCGCTGGTGGAGCTGGCGCGGCAGAGCACCAGCGACGCCGTCACCGATCTCATCGACTTGCTCGAGAAGATACTCAACAG GCCGTTCGACATATTCGTCCTGGACGTGCCGGTCCCGGCCGGCGAGGCCGAGGCGGCCGACATCCACCTGGCGGCCGCCGGCCTCATCCAGCTGTTCTACGACAAGATGTACAGCAGCCCCGCCTCGCACGCCGCGCGCTGCCTGCTCGTGCTGCTCGACCACCTGGAGCAGCACTACAAGAAGCCGGCCATGCTGCAGCACCACCCCAGCATCCGCGTGAAGATCTTCGAGCTGCTGTACACGCTGCGCGCCAACGCGCTGTGCTGCGTGGGCGTGTGCTGGGACGGCAGCGGCGCGCCGGTGTggggcgcggcggcggcgcggctgCGGCCCGTGTGCGCGGCCGCGCTGCTGGTGGAGCCCGCCGCGCGGCGCGGACAGCCGCCCGCCGCGCGCGAGCCCGCGCCCGGCGCCGCGCTGCTGCCCGCCAGCCGCTGCGCGCGCGCGCTGGGGCTGGCGCTGACGGCGGAGCGCGACTGGCCCGTGCAGTGCGGCGTGCTGCGCGCGCTGCCCGCGCTGCTGCACGCGCGCGCGCCCGCCGTGGGCCGGCGCGCGCCCGACGTGGACCTGCTGGCCGGCACGCTGTGCGCGCTGGTGGCGGAGCGCAGCGCGGCGCCGCAGCAGCGCCGCCCGCTCACGTCCGAGGTGCACGGCGCCGCGCTGCCCGCGCTGGCGGCGCTGGCGCCCTACCACAAGTACCTGGAGCCGCCCACGCAGAAGCGCGTGGTGCGCTGCCTGCTCAAGTTCGGCATGCGCCTGCGCGCCGCGCAGCCCTTCCTGGACGCGCAGCCCTACATCTACGCGCTGACGGTGTTCACGCTGGAGACGCGCGACACCATGATCAAGATGCTGCCCGAGGTGCTGCTGGATCTCTCCAAGATTTCGGACACGAAGGCGATCGCGAGCCCGATGCTCGAATTCTTGTCCA CACTGACGCGCCTGCCCGCGGTGTTCGCGTCGTTCGTGGAGGACCAGTACATGTCGGTGTTCGCGATCCTGCTGCCGTACACCAACCCGTCGCGCTACAACCACTACGTGGTGTCGCTGGCGCACCACGTGATCGCCGCCTGGTTCCTCAAGTGCCGCCTCAGCTACCGCCGCAACTTCGTGCAGTTCATCATCCAC GGTCTGCACAACTACGTGATAGTTCCGTTCGAGGAGCAGCTGCAGAACAGGTCCAACAAGAGTCTAAGACAAGCCGCGAACGAAGATTCTTCCAACCGACAACGTAGTTCAAGTCTG GGCTCGCGAGCGGTGCCCCGGGCGCCACTGTCAGTATCGGGCGGAGCTTCAGCCGCCTTCCACGTGGAGCTGACGGAGACCTGCGTGGACCTGCTGACGCGGTACACCTCCTCCCGCGTCAGCTGCAAGCCGCAGCGGCTCGACATCGCAGACTTTCTCTTCGCAG GTGGTCAGTCGATGACGTGGGTAGTGGGGCACAAGGTGGTGACGATCACGACGGCGGGCTGCTTGCAGAACTCGCCGCAAGCCGGGCCCTGCGAGCGCTGCGCCGCTCTGTGCCGCGACCAGCAGGACAGCTTCGACAGCGCTCAG GCGCAGTCGAGCGAGACGGAGAGCTCCGGGAACAACCAGCTGCAAGTGGGGAACCCGCCGGAAGTCAAGCG ACAAAACTCATCGGAGAACAAGCAGAGCGACTCGGTCGCGGAAACGTTCGCGAAGTTCGCGCAGCAGTTCGAGAAGAGGTGCAAAGAAATT GACACGGAGGAGCCGGTgtcgcgggcggcggcgctagcggcggcgggcgcgtgCCCGTGCTGGAGCGCCAACTGGGCCGAGCTGCACGTGCGCACGCCCACCGGCGACGTCAGCTGGCTGGTGCGCGGCCAGAACCAG GAGACGTTCGAGCAGCTGATGGAGTGGGGCCTGCTGGACGTGGCGGCCATGCTGCAGCCCGCCACCGGCGCCGCCACCGCCACCCACGACCAG ACGTCGGAGAGCCCGCCGCGCTCGCGCTCGGGCTCGGGCTCCACCCAGGGCCGCTCGCAGGATCTGCACAAGTCCAG CTCTGACTCGGTGGTGTCCGGCGAGCGGCGCCCGCCGCTGGCCGCCTCGCACTGCATCGTGCCGCCGCATCCCGTCAG GAGCAGTACTCAACCGATCAACATCCCGAGCTCACCGCAGCGACAGAGCTCGTCCAGCACCACCGACGACGACGACCTGCTTCTCATCGTGCCGGAG GGCAAGTCCCGGCACCCGGTGCGGCGCTCGAACTCGTCCCCGGAGATGTCGTCCTCGTGGAAGCTGGCCCGCGACTCGCCCGAGCTGGACGACGACATCCTGCTGCCCAGCTGCGAGCCCGC CGGCACGATGTCAATGGCGCTACACGCGAGCAAGAAGGCGGCCAAGAAGAGCGACATGCGAGTGTCGTGTGAAGCGATTCCTGAGGAGATGGGCACGTCGCCGCTCGCGGCGGGGCGCACGCAGCCTGACGCGCATCCGCATCTCATGACTTACAAGTCTGACCCTG GTGCGGAGCCGACGCAATCATCGACACAAACCCACCATCAATTACAAAAA ACGGCGAGTGACAGCACAGTGCCCTCAAGTTCAAAGCCGCCGCGATCGCCCGCCTCCAGCGCTGCAGCGGGCGTATCCAGCGCTACTGCGGGTGCATCCAGCGCTGCGGCGAGCACATCCAGCGCTGCAGCTCCGAacgcggcggcgggcggcagCGCTGCAGCGGCGGGCGACGGCGACGATCTCCCGCCGCTGTCGCGCTCCAGGCGGTCGCACACCATCTCCGTGATGAGCCCCACGCGGCGGCACCG GGAGAAGCTGtcgcgcggcgcggcggcgggcgcggcgggcggcgcggacGCGGGGCTGGGCTTGGGCGGCGCGGGGCTGACGCCGTCCTTCTTCTTCCTGCAGCTGTACCACAACCTGAAGGCCACGCCGCTGACGGGCGCCGTGCCCGGCGAGCCGCCGCCACGCGCGCACCCGCTGCTGGAGCGGCCGCTGCGCGTGCTGGGCGTGCAGCACGAGCGCACCATCAAGAACCTGGACCTGGTGCCGCCCGTGGACACGTACAAGGTGGGCGTGCTGTACGTGGCGCGCGGCCAGCACGACAACGAGACGGCCATCCTGCGCAACGCGCACGGCTCGGTGCGCTACGCGGCGCTGGTGGCGGCGCTGGGCGCCGTGGTGCCGCTGGCGCTGGGCGCGCCGGAGCCCGACCTGTTCCTCACCATGGAGCGCGGCGGCCGCGACGGCTCGCACACCTACGTGTGGCGCGACGACGTCATGCAGATGCTGTTCCACGTGGCGACGCTGATGCCCACGTCGCCCAAGGACCCCAACTGCAACGAGAAGCGGAAGTACATCGGCAACGATCTCGTGTCCATCGTGTACAACGACTCCGGCGAGGAGTTCGACATCCAGACCATCAAG GGCCAGGCGAACTTGTGCGTGGTGGTGGTGGAGCCGCTGGAGCACGCCATGAACCGCGTGGTGGTCCTCAGCAAGGAGGCGCGCGTGCGCGAGTTCCTGCCTCACCTCCACACCTACCACGTGTCCGACGCGGTGGCCGCCAGGCTCGCCCGCCAGCTGGCGCTCCACTGCTCGCTCGCAGCACAG GTGGCGCAATCCCTGCGGCTGAACGCGCCGCCGTTCGCGTCCAACGCGCTGGAGCGCCTGCGCCTCATCAAGCGGCTGCGCGCGCGCCTGGAGGCGGAGCGCGAGGCGGCCGTGGCGCGCCCGCACGCCATGAGCTACAGCTCGCCCGACCAGGCGCAGCGCATCGCCATCGACGACTTCAACGACTACGCCTGA